From Draconibacterium halophilum, one genomic window encodes:
- a CDS encoding SusC/RagA family TonB-linked outer membrane protein: MKNYLIKTLVVVLGILINLSVFAQDTRTITGTVVDEQDNPVIGATVIVKGTQIGVPTNVDGNFELQVPVDKEILLISFIGMEQQEINIANQSKFEVVLAPSSVQLEETVVVGYGQQKKESVVGAITQTTGEVLQRAAGVTDIGMALTGNLPGVITINSSGMPGEENPQIIIRSASSWNNSDPLVLVDGVERPMSGVDMNSVESVSVLKDASATAVFGVKGANGVILITTKRGKLGSARIDVSANMTMKVPSKLPNKLDSYDALMARNYAIEHELGVYPDSWGYMTPQSIIEKYRYPADLAEAERYPNVDWQDVLFKDYAMSYNANVNVSGGTKFVKYFASADFASEGDLFYVYDNGRNYDSGYAYNRINVRSNLDFQLTKSTIFRLNLAGSNGQRKTPWGQTNSGDWAVAQQWAGAYNIAPDVFLPQYSDGSWGFYPNISNVSNSAQNLSLSGTMLSTTTQINTDFILEQELDFITEGLKFRGAVSWDNTFLERDRGINDLYNDAQQKWIDPETGVATYKKEYENNNKFDFQQGVLWTTSAGSVQNNATQRNLEYQLRLNWDRQFGNHSVTAMGLFSRKERARGSMIPTFREDWAFRTTYDYKSRYFLEYNGAYNGSERFSKDYRFAFFSSGAIGWMISEESFMESLEFLDMLKLRASYGEIGDDNINGRWLYLTQWAYGGNSSLDLTQGTSPYDWYRESTVGNPDVHWETVKKFNAGVDYAFFDGLLAGSVEYFRDNRVDILINGNDRAVPSYYGTTPPTANLGEVETNGYELQVRINKVLNNGLRLWGDMSMTHAVNEVLERDDPELYEDYRKQAGYSIGQTRAHVDAGYLNTYDAMYGSPEHDTNDPYKVPGDYYILDFNADGIVDSKDQIPYGYSGSPQNTYNATVGVEWKGFSGFVQFYGVNNVTRNVPLTSFGSQLNTVYDFGTWWSQETPNADVTVPRWLSEPSYHSGTQYLFDGSYVRLKNAEVAYTVNGGWINTIGFRTLKIFVNGNNLWVWSKMPDDRESNFAGSGGQGAYPTMKRYNLGIRFTL, encoded by the coding sequence ATGAAGAACTACTTGATTAAAACTCTGGTAGTTGTACTTGGGATTCTTATCAATTTATCGGTGTTCGCTCAGGATACCAGAACTATCACAGGGACGGTTGTTGACGAACAAGACAATCCGGTAATTGGTGCTACAGTAATCGTTAAAGGTACACAGATTGGAGTACCCACTAACGTGGATGGAAATTTTGAGCTGCAAGTTCCTGTTGATAAGGAGATACTACTTATCTCCTTTATTGGAATGGAACAACAGGAAATTAACATAGCTAACCAAAGTAAATTTGAAGTTGTGCTTGCGCCATCGAGCGTACAGTTGGAGGAGACAGTTGTTGTTGGTTATGGCCAACAGAAGAAAGAGAGTGTTGTAGGTGCTATCACACAAACAACAGGCGAAGTACTGCAACGTGCAGCCGGTGTTACCGATATAGGTATGGCACTAACAGGTAACCTTCCTGGTGTAATAACTATTAACAGCTCGGGTATGCCGGGTGAGGAAAATCCACAAATTATTATTCGTTCGGCAAGTTCGTGGAACAACAGCGACCCATTAGTTTTGGTTGATGGTGTTGAACGCCCGATGAGCGGAGTTGATATGAACTCGGTGGAGTCGGTATCGGTACTGAAAGATGCTTCGGCAACTGCCGTTTTTGGTGTGAAAGGTGCAAACGGTGTAATCCTGATTACTACCAAACGTGGTAAACTAGGTTCGGCACGTATTGATGTTTCGGCCAACATGACTATGAAAGTACCATCGAAATTACCTAATAAACTGGATTCGTACGACGCTTTAATGGCGCGTAATTATGCCATCGAGCACGAGTTGGGAGTTTACCCTGATTCATGGGGTTACATGACTCCACAGAGTATTATTGAAAAATACCGTTATCCGGCTGATTTGGCAGAAGCCGAACGTTATCCAAATGTCGACTGGCAGGATGTACTGTTTAAAGATTATGCCATGTCGTACAATGCAAACGTAAACGTGTCTGGAGGTACTAAGTTTGTTAAATATTTTGCTTCGGCAGACTTTGCAAGCGAAGGCGACCTTTTTTATGTTTACGATAATGGACGTAACTACGATTCGGGTTATGCTTACAACCGTATTAACGTGCGAAGTAACCTCGATTTCCAGCTTACAAAATCTACCATTTTCAGATTAAACCTGGCCGGATCAAACGGTCAAAGGAAAACGCCGTGGGGGCAAACCAATTCCGGCGACTGGGCAGTTGCTCAGCAGTGGGCAGGTGCGTATAACATTGCGCCTGATGTGTTCTTGCCACAATATTCAGATGGTTCATGGGGGTTCTATCCAAACATTTCAAATGTTTCGAACTCGGCTCAAAACCTGTCGCTTTCGGGAACCATGCTTTCTACAACAACACAAATCAACACTGACTTCATTTTGGAACAGGAGTTAGATTTTATTACTGAAGGATTGAAATTCCGTGGTGCAGTGTCGTGGGATAACACTTTCCTGGAAAGGGACAGGGGGATAAACGACCTTTACAACGATGCCCAGCAAAAGTGGATTGACCCTGAAACCGGTGTTGCCACATATAAGAAGGAATATGAGAATAACAATAAATTCGATTTCCAACAGGGAGTATTGTGGACTACCTCTGCCGGGTCGGTTCAAAACAATGCTACGCAACGTAATCTGGAATATCAATTGCGTTTAAACTGGGACCGTCAGTTTGGTAACCACAGTGTTACTGCGATGGGATTGTTCAGCCGTAAAGAACGCGCACGGGGAAGCATGATTCCAACCTTCCGCGAAGACTGGGCGTTCCGTACAACTTACGATTATAAATCGCGCTATTTCTTAGAGTATAATGGTGCATATAACGGATCAGAAAGATTTTCCAAAGACTATCGTTTTGCTTTCTTTAGTTCGGGTGCAATTGGCTGGATGATCTCCGAAGAATCATTTATGGAAAGCCTCGAATTCCTGGATATGTTGAAACTGAGGGCTTCGTATGGTGAAATTGGTGACGATAATATCAATGGCCGTTGGCTGTATCTTACACAATGGGCCTACGGAGGTAACTCATCTCTTGACTTAACCCAGGGAACCAGCCCTTACGATTGGTACAGGGAATCAACAGTTGGAAACCCGGATGTACACTGGGAAACAGTGAAAAAATTTAATGCCGGTGTTGATTATGCTTTCTTTGATGGATTACTGGCTGGTAGCGTTGAATATTTCCGCGATAATCGTGTTGATATTTTAATTAACGGAAACGACCGTGCAGTTCCTTCATATTATGGAACAACACCTCCAACAGCTAACCTTGGAGAGGTTGAAACCAACGGTTACGAGTTACAGGTACGTATAAATAAAGTCCTTAATAACGGGCTTCGTTTGTGGGGAGATATGAGTATGACACATGCAGTAAACGAGGTTCTTGAAAGAGATGATCCGGAACTGTATGAAGATTACCGCAAACAAGCCGGATACAGCATTGGTCAAACAAGAGCACATGTTGACGCCGGATATTTAAATACTTACGATGCTATGTATGGTAGCCCGGAGCACGATACAAATGATCCGTATAAAGTTCCTGGTGATTATTATATCCTTGATTTTAATGCTGATGGTATTGTGGATAGTAAAGACCAGATTCCATACGGTTATTCCGGTTCTCCACAAAATACTTACAATGCAACAGTTGGTGTTGAATGGAAAGGCTTTAGCGGATTTGTACAGTTTTACGGCGTTAACAATGTAACCCGTAATGTTCCGCTAACCAGTTTCGGAAGTCAGCTGAACACAGTTTACGATTTCGGTACCTGGTGGTCGCAAGAAACACCAAATGCAGATGTAACTGTTCCACGTTGGTTGTCGGAACCTAGTTACCATTCGGGCACACAGTATCTTTTCGATGGTTCGTATGTACGTCTGAAAAATGCAGAAGTAGCTTATACTGTTAATGGTGGGTGGATCAATACAATTGGATTCCGCACCCTGAAAATCTTTGTTAACGGTAACAACTTGTGGGTATGGTCTAAAATGCCTGATGACCGTGAATCGAACTTCGCGGGGTCTGGTGGCCAGGGAGCTTACCCAACTATGAAACGATATAATTTAGGAATAAGATTTACACTATAA